In Chitinophaga sp. HK235, a single window of DNA contains:
- a CDS encoding low molecular weight protein-tyrosine-phosphatase, whose product MKILMVCLGNICRSPLAEGIMRHLVQEKGLDWEIDSAGTGNWHIGHPPDHRAIKEAHRQGIDISGLCARQFQAADFDAFDRIYVMDHNNHRDVLKKARNAADKAKVHHLLPDDQDVPDPWFDDALFAPVFKLIYDACKSITDNKQ is encoded by the coding sequence ATGAAGATACTGATGGTATGCCTGGGCAATATCTGCCGCTCTCCCCTGGCGGAAGGTATCATGAGGCATCTTGTACAAGAAAAGGGATTAGACTGGGAAATAGACTCTGCCGGTACCGGCAACTGGCATATAGGCCATCCGCCGGACCATCGCGCCATTAAGGAAGCCCATCGCCAGGGAATAGATATCTCCGGCCTGTGCGCCCGCCAGTTCCAGGCCGCCGATTTCGACGCCTTTGACCGCATCTACGTGATGGACCATAACAACCATCGTGACGTGCTGAAAAAGGCCCGCAATGCAGCTGACAAGGCCAAAGTACACCATCTGCTGCCGGATGATCAGGACGTACCCGACCCCTGGTTCGATGACGCCCTCTTCGCCCCGGTCTTTAAACTGATTTATGATGCCTGTAAAAGCATCACGGACAACAAACAATAA